In the genome of Segnochrobactrum spirostomi, the window CGACGAACGGGAGATGTATCCCGAACCGCAGACGGTGAAGGTGGTGCCGCCCGCGGCGATCGCCGACATTCTCGAAGGCGCGTTCCGCCCCGGCTTCTTCACCGGCGTCGCCACCGTCGTCGCCAAGCTGTTTTGCCTGGTCGAGCCGGCGGTCGCGGTGTTCGGCAAGAAGGATTATCAGCAGTTGATGGTGGTGCGCGCGCTCGCCCGCCAGCTCGGCATGCGGGTCGAGATCGTCGGTGCGGAAACGGTGCGGGCCGACGACGGCCTGGCCCTCTCCTCCCGCAACGGCTACCTCTCGGCGGAGGAGCGCGCCACCGCCATGGCCTTGAACGCGGCGCTGCGGGCGCTCGTCGCCGCCGCGCAATCGCCCGCCGCGAGCGTCGGCGATATCGCGGCCGCGGAGACGGCCGAAACCGCACGGCTCGCCGGGGCGGGATGGGCGGTCGATTATCTGAGTGTGCGCCGCCGCACAGATCTCGGCCTGCCCGAGGCCGGCGACCTCACCGGCGCCGACACCCTCGTCGCCCTCGGCGCCGCCCGCCTCGGCACCACCCGCCTCATCGACAATATCGAGATCTGACCGGGCGACCGTTGCGGGCCCGGGGCGGGCTTCCGCCGCGCCCTTCAGCCCTGCCGCGACAGCGCGCCGAGGCGCCAGACCGCGGCGACGTCCCGCGCCGTGGCGCGGAGATTGGGGCCGGCCTCCGCCAGCGCCTCGGCGAGGGTGCAGGGGCGGCCGAGAACGCTGAAGACGGCGTCGATGCCGTGGGCATAAACCGCCGCCACCCCGGGGCCGAGCGAGCCCGCGATGGCGATGACCGGCTTGCCGTGCCGCTTGGCGACCGCCGCGACGCCGACGGGCGTCTTGCCGTGGATGGTCTGGCCGTCGATCCGCCCCTCCCCAGTGATGACGAGATCGGCGTCGGCGACGGCGGCGTCGAGGCCGACCGCCTCCATCACGATCGCCGCGCCGGGCCTGAGCCGCGCCCCGAGCAGCGCATGGAGCCCGGCGCCGAGCCCGCCGGCCGCGCCGCCGCCCGGCAGGTCCGCGACCGAACGGCCGGTCGCCGCCTCGATCGCCCCCGCGAAGCGCGCCAGGCCGCGATCGAGCGCCGCGACCATGGCCGGCGTCGCGCCCTTCTGCGGGCCGAACACCGCCGAGGCACCATCCGGCCCAACGAGGGGATTGTCCACGTCGCAAGCCGCCTCGATCGAGCATTCTGCGAGCCGGGGATCGAGGCTTGAAAGGTCGATGCGGGCGAGAGCGGCGAGCGCCCCGCCGCCCGGGCCGATCGGCCGGCCTTCGCCGTCGAGGAGCCGCGCCCCGAGCGCCGCCGCCATGCCGGCCCCGCCGTCGTTCGTCGCGCTGCCGCCGAGGCCGACGACGAGATGGCGCGCGCCGCGGTCGAACGCCGCGCGGATGAGCTCGCCGACGCCGGCGGTGGTGGTGACGAGAGGATCGCGGCGCTCCGGCGGCACCAGGGCGAGGCCGGCCGCGGCGGCCATCTCGATCACCGCCGTGCGGCCGTCGCCCGTCACGCCGTAGAACGCCTCGACGGGCGCCCCGAGCGGCCCGGTGACGGAGAGCGCGACGCACTCGCCGCCGGTCGCCGCGACGAGGGCCTCGACGGTGCCCTCGCCACCGTCGGCGACCGGCAACAGGCGATAGTCGGCGTCTGGAAAAATCTCGGCGAACCCGGCCCCGATCTCGCGCGCCACGTCGGCGGCCGAGAGGCTTTCTTTGAAGGAATCCGGGGCGATGACGATCTTCATCGGGAGGAACTCTCGTGCAGGCGAGGCGGACACGTCGGCGCCGGCCGACCGACGCACCATCGTCGCCGGGCGATCCCGCGTCGAGCCCCTTCTCGCCTCCACCGCGGCCCCGGGGGGCGCCCGAAAACAAATCGGCCGCCGGAGACCGGCGGCCGATGAGGTGTCGTTTGCGTCGCGGGTCAGACCGAGCCGGCCGGCGCGGGCTCGGCGGGCGCGTGCTCGTCTTCGCCCTCGTGGGCCTTATCGCCGTGCGCGAGCACGAGATAGAAGGCCGGCACGACGAACAGCGTGAACAGCGTACCGATCGCGAGACCGGAGGCGATCACGAGGCCCATGTTGAAGCGCGAGTTCGCGCCGGCGCCCGCCGCCGTGATGAGCGGCACGACACCGAGCACCATGGCGGCCGTCGTCATCAGGATCGGCCGCAAGCGAACCGAAGCCGCCTCGATGATGGCCTCGCGCTTCGCCTTGCCGTGCAACCGCAGCTCGTTCGCCACCTCCACCATCAGGATGCCGTGCTTGCTGACGAGACCCATCAGCGTCACCAGACCGACCTGGGTGTAGATGTTGATGCTGGCGCCGCCGAGACCGAGGCTGATGAAGACCAGCGCGCCGGCGAGCGACATCGGCACCGAGACAAGGATGATGATGGGATCGCGGAAGCTGTTGAAGAGCGCCGCGAGCGACAGGAAGATGATGATGAGGGCGAGCGCGAACGTGTTCACGAAGCCGCCCGATTCCTGCTCGAGCTGGCGCGACGCCCCACCATAATCGATGGAATAGCCGGCCGGCAGCGACCTGGCCGCGATATCCTTCAGCGTCTGAAGGGCCTCGCCGTCGGTCACGCCCGGCATGGCGACACCGGAGATCGTCGCGGAATTGAGCTGCTGGAAGTGGTTCAGCGATTCCGGAACGGTCTTGGTCTCGATGTGGGCGATCGTCGACAGCGGCACGCTCGTCCCGTCGCTCGCCTTGATATAATAGTTCAAGAGCTGATCGAGGTTCAGGCGGTGCATCTGCATCACCTGCGGGATGATCTTATACGAGCGACCATCGTAGCTGAAATAGTTTGTATAGTTGCCGCCGAGCATAGTCGCCAGCGCGGCACCGATGTCGTTCATGTTGAGGCCGAGGCTCGAGGCCTTCGCACGATCAAAATAGATGGTCGCCTGGGGTTGGTCATATTTCAGATCGTTGTCGAGGAAGATGAACTTGCCCGACTTGTAGGCCTCCGCCATGAAGGCGCTGGCGATGTCGTTGATCCGCGAGAACGGCTCGGTCGACTTGAGCACGAACTGGATCGGCAGACCGTTGCTGCCCGGCAGCGGCGGAAGCTGGAAGGCGACGAGACGAGCGCCGGCAACGTTGTTGAACTTGTTCTGGATCACCGGCTGCAATTGCAGCGTCGTCTCCTTGCGCTTGTCCCACGGCTTCAGCACCCAGCCGCCGATGATCTGACTGGGCGTGTCGATCTGGAAGATCAGGTCGGTCTGCGGTTCCTTGGAGAGGATGTCGTAGACCTGCCGATCGTAGAACGAGCGTTGATCGAGCGTGGCGGTCGGCGCCGTCGTCATCTGATAGAGGATGACGCCCTGGTCTTCCTGCGGCGCCAGTTCGCTCGTGGAGTGCGTGTAGAGCCAATAGATGCTCGACAGCACGATGAGGCCGAACAGGATCGTCACCGGGACGGTCTTCAGCGCGCTCGTCAGCATGCGCGTGTAGGTGCGCGTTACCCAGCCCATGGTGGCGTCGATGACGTGGACGATACGCCGTTCGATGCCGCCCATCTCGGCGTGCGGCTTCAAGAGGTGGGCGGAGTTCATCGGCGACAGCGTCAGCGCGATGATCGCCGACACGGTGACGGCGGCGACGAGGGTGAAGGCGAACTCGGTGAAGAGCGCGCCGGTGAGGCCACCCTGGAAACCGACCGGCACATAGACGGCGATGAGCACGACCGTCATGGCGATGATCGGGCTCGCGAGCTCGCGGGCCGCCTTGATCGCCGCGTCGAAGGGCTTCAGGCCCTCCTCCATATGCCGGTTGACGCCCTCCACGACGATGA includes:
- a CDS encoding efflux RND transporter permease subunit, with protein sequence MRFTDIFIKRPVLALVVSALILVIGLRAMLSLPVLQYPATQNAVVTIATTYAGADSDIIAGFITTPLENAIAQANGIDYMTSTSQTGTSTITANLRLNYDSGKALTEINTKVNSVLNQLPSGTQQPTLTLKVGQTIDSMYIGFSSDVLPQNQVTDYLTRVVQPKLQAVTGVQTAEILGGKNFSMRIWLDPVKLAALGLTATDVSNALNSNDYIAGLGNTKGRLIQINLSSATNLHSVDEYKKLIIKNVNGAIIRLEDVANVTLGSDDYDSKTSFNGKTAVYIGIQVAPGANLLNVISGIRGVLPDITANLPNGLTATILYDATDFVNASIDEVVHSLFEAMAIVTLVVFVFLGSWRSVLIPIVAIPLSLIGSFAIMLMFGFSINLLTLLALVLAIGLVVDDAIIVVEGVNRHMEEGLKPFDAAIKAARELASPIIAMTVVLIAVYVPVGFQGGLTGALFTEFAFTLVAAVTVSAIIALTLSPMNSAHLLKPHAEMGGIERRIVHVIDATMGWVTRTYTRMLTSALKTVPVTILFGLIVLSSIYWLYTHSTSELAPQEDQGVILYQMTTAPTATLDQRSFYDRQVYDILSKEPQTDLIFQIDTPSQIIGGWVLKPWDKRKETTLQLQPVIQNKFNNVAGARLVAFQLPPLPGSNGLPIQFVLKSTEPFSRINDIASAFMAEAYKSGKFIFLDNDLKYDQPQATIYFDRAKASSLGLNMNDIGAALATMLGGNYTNYFSYDGRSYKIIPQVMQMHRLNLDQLLNYYIKASDGTSVPLSTIAHIETKTVPESLNHFQQLNSATISGVAMPGVTDGEALQTLKDIAARSLPAGYSIDYGGASRQLEQESGGFVNTFALALIIIFLSLAALFNSFRDPIIILVSVPMSLAGALVFISLGLGGASINIYTQVGLVTLMGLVSKHGILMVEVANELRLHGKAKREAIIEAASVRLRPILMTTAAMVLGVVPLITAAGAGANSRFNMGLVIASGLAIGTLFTLFVVPAFYLVLAHGDKAHEGEDEHAPAEPAPAGSV
- a CDS encoding glycerate kinase, which gives rise to MKIVIAPDSFKESLSAADVAREIGAGFAEIFPDADYRLLPVADGGEGTVEALVAATGGECVALSVTGPLGAPVEAFYGVTGDGRTAVIEMAAAAGLALVPPERRDPLVTTTAGVGELIRAAFDRGARHLVVGLGGSATNDGGAGMAAALGARLLDGEGRPIGPGGGALAALARIDLSSLDPRLAECSIEAACDVDNPLVGPDGASAVFGPQKGATPAMVAALDRGLARFAGAIEAATGRSVADLPGGGAAGGLGAGLHALLGARLRPGAAIVMEAVGLDAAVADADLVITGEGRIDGQTIHGKTPVGVAAVAKRHGKPVIAIAGSLGPGVAAVYAHGIDAVFSVLGRPCTLAEALAEAGPNLRATARDVAAVWRLGALSRQG
- the panC gene encoding pantoate--beta-alanine ligase: MHVVHTVADLRRALGSSRDHSLVPTMGNLHAGHLSLVEAAARRSTGPVVVSIFVNRLQFQPNEDFDRYPRTLQADVEKLAATPAAIVFAPDEREMYPEPQTVKVVPPAAIADILEGAFRPGFFTGVATVVAKLFCLVEPAVAVFGKKDYQQLMVVRALARQLGMRVEIVGAETVRADDGLALSSRNGYLSAEERATAMALNAALRALVAAAQSPAASVGDIAAAETAETARLAGAGWAVDYLSVRRRTDLGLPEAGDLTGADTLVALGAARLGTTRLIDNIEI